The window ATTCGGGCTTCAATAAACATGATTTTTTCAAAAATGATATCCAAGGAAGAAACATGAAAGCAGCAAATCATATGATATCTCCAATTCTGTTTGTGCTCATAGCAATCCTTCTCATGGCAGGTTGCGGCGGTGGAAGTTACTGTCAATATGACCCATTAAGATCTGAAGGCTATTTACAGCCTGTTCACATCAGAGGCATTGGCAACAGAGTTATTGAACCGGGAACCCCCTTTGCATGTCCATCATTTAGAACAGAGCCACGTTCATTACCATATAATGTGCGTTACTATGAAATGGTTCCAAGATCGTGCTATCACTACTACGGCTACAGATCATGCGGGTCTTGCTACCCAAGGTAAAACATGTTGCGAGGAGCATTGTCGGTAGCTGATAGCATAGCAATATAGCGGCTTTGTTTAAGCAGTAGGGGGAATGGCTCTTTTGCCGCCGGACAGTCTGCCTGTTATGGTTTGAGGTCGGCAAAGGAGCCTGTCCCTGGTGGCCGAGGCGATAATTTGTGCAAAGTATCGCTGTAGTGGCAGCATTCTTAACAATGCACCTTAAATTGTACCAATATGCCTGACTCTAAAAATTTGACATTAAAATGACACATTGGGTATGTATGCTTTATTGACTTTGCGAAAGCAGATAATCACAAAGCCAGGAGGTGTACATGTCGCAGAAAAACATTTTATTTCTTTGCACCGGTAATTCATGCAGGAGTCAGATGGCTGAAGCCTGGACCAACCATTTACATCCTGAAAAATATAAAGCATATTCAGCCGGAGTCATGAAAACCAGGGTTGACCCCAAAGCAATCAAGGTTATGGCCCAGGCAGGTCTGGACTTATCAGGCCAATATTCCAAGCTTATAGACGAAATCCAGGATATCACCTTTGATTATATCATCACGCTATGCGGTCACGCCCAAGAAAACTGCCCTTTTTTTCCAGGACCCGCCAAAGTTATTCACCAGGGTTTTGACGACCCACCTTCCCTGGCCTTGAAAGAACCTGACGAAAAAAGCGCCTTACAACATTACCTGAGAGTCAGGGATGAAATCAGGCAGTTTGTCCAGAATCTACCTTCAGTTTTAGATCATTAAAAGGATTGTTCAATCAGACAATTGTACAGGGCAGAACACCACACTTTTTTAGGGCAATTTGTCATAACAATAATACGGTTCTATCAAAAACGGGACACTTATATTTTTGCAAAGCGTACCCTGACCTCAACTTATAAGCAAACATCACAGGCCAGCATTTTGAAAAGCTACTTTTCAATGTGCACAGACTGGATTTCTGCCGGAAAACTTTCCTGTTTTTTTTGACAGGCAATCTGCAGTATGAAACTTGTCTCGCTTAACTTATCAAAATGCGCACATGTTTGAGTTCTTATCTTCTTGAAAATGCTACACAGTTGAAAATTGCCGGCATATTGCAGAATATGCGGTCAAAGTATCACTTGCATTGAACAGTTAATTTTAAGGAAATCGAGATATGGAAAAAAAACAGCGTAAATACAATCAAGCCATGAGTATCTCCCAAACTGCTGATTTTTTAAGGAAAATGGCTGATGGTCTGGAGCAAGGTTTTCTGAACTTTGAAAGTGAAACCTTTCAATGGGATGATATCAGCAAAATCAAACTGACATTTAAAAATCATGAAAGCCTGGTTTTGGTCAAAACAAAACTCAAAGGAGAACCTGGTGCTGACATAGAGGTCGAATTGCGTGATTCCGATAAAAGCACTACTGAAGAATATCTGGATGAACTGGATGAACTGGGTGAGTTAGATGAAAATGATGAAAACAGCCTTCAAGTGGAAAATGCGGAACCGGAAATATCATATAAAAAACTCAAAAAAAGGATGAAGAAATCGTTTAAAGCCATTCATGTTGATCTGAAAAACGGTAATATGCCACAGGATCAGGAGATGGAAAGATTCCTCGAAGATTGTACGTTAATGACGAATTATACCGGTTACGGAGATGAATATTATCCTGTTTTCAATGAGGCTGCAGAACAAATGCGCAAGGCCTGGCAGGCTAACTATTTAAATGATCTGACTACAGCCTTTCAGGACATGGTAAAAATCATGAAAGTATGTCACGATCGCTATA is drawn from Desulfonatronovibrio magnus and contains these coding sequences:
- a CDS encoding arsenate reductase ArsC — translated: MSQKNILFLCTGNSCRSQMAEAWTNHLHPEKYKAYSAGVMKTRVDPKAIKVMAQAGLDLSGQYSKLIDEIQDITFDYIITLCGHAQENCPFFPGPAKVIHQGFDDPPSLALKEPDEKSALQHYLRVRDEIRQFVQNLPSVLDH
- a CDS encoding GAK system XXXCH domain-containing protein; this encodes MEKKQRKYNQAMSISQTADFLRKMADGLEQGFLNFESETFQWDDISKIKLTFKNHESLVLVKTKLKGEPGADIEVELRDSDKSTTEEYLDELDELGELDENDENSLQVENAEPEISYKKLKKRMKKSFKAIHVDLKNGNMPQDQEMERFLEDCTLMTNYTGYGDEYYPVFNEAAEQMRKAWQANYLNDLTTAFQDMVKIMKVCHDRYK